In the Leptotrichia sp. oral taxon 223 genome, AAAATTTCAGAATATATCGAAGAAATTGATGAATATGTAGCAAAACTTGGGGAAATGGGAATTTTTGAATTTTATAAATTGAACTGCAAAAAATAAATAAAAAGGAAAATAATATGAAAAAAATAGCAAAAAATATATTAATTGGCTCAATAATTACAGTAGCTGGACTTCTGTATCATGAATATAAAATCAAGACGTATTATGAAAAAGATGATAAAGCTCGGAAAAATCAGGATTTTATGGTACTTCTTCACGGTATTTATGGGAAAAGTTCGGATATGGAAAGCATTGCACAAAAATTTAAGAATGATTACAGGATTATCAATATTCAGTATCCTACTACTAAAGAAACTGCTGAAGAGATTGTTGAACTTTATATAAAGCCAAATATTGAGGATATTAACGGGCAGATTTATGCAGACAATTTGCATAGAAAAATAGACAATCAGTATTATGAAATTGATGAAAATGGTAAACGAAAAGATAAAAAAAATGATGAAAATACACAAAAAAATATAAAGATTAATTTTGTAGCACACTCGATGGGAACTGGGATTTTGCGATATTATTTAAAGGAAAATCCTCTTGAAAATTTAGGAAAAGTTGTATTTATTTCACCACCATCGCATGGAACCCATTTGGCAGATGTTCCATTTGTAGACAAACTCCCAGTTATGCTTGGAAAAGTCGTTCCACAATTTAGCACAAAAAAGGATAGTTTTGTAAATCAGCTTGGCGAACCTGATTACGATTATATGATTCTGATTGGAAATAAGACGAATAATCCGCTATATTCAATGATAATTCGTGGGAAGGATGATGGAATGGTGCCTTTGGAAACTGCAAAAATGGAATCTGATAATTTTAAAATTATTAACAATACTACTCACACCAGCATTTTGAAAGACAGCCGAACAATGAAGGAGATTTCTGACTTTTTAAAAAGTTCTGATATAAAAGAAAATGATGACAAAAAAGACGACAAGACGAACTAACTACACAACAAAAAAAACTTCAAGAACAAGGAATATTCCAAAAACAGAGCAACCTTTCTTAGAAGGGATTTCCTGTGATATCTATGTTGGAAAAAAGGCTGGCATTAGCGTACGAAATGCAATCCAAAAAGCCAAGAAATCAATCACGGTAATTTCTCCTTTTTTAAGCGGAAATATGATAACTGAAGATATTTTTAGTTCATTAAATAAAGACGTGCAGGTAAATATTATTTCAAAAGATAATGAAAAAATTTACCCTTTTTTACGAAAAAACTTATTTAAATATCATTCAATGCCAGGTTTTGGAAAATTTATTATCCTCTTGGGAAAACTTATACTGATAATACTCTATTTAATTTTGTCGATTTTAATACTGGAAATTTTCACATTGTTTTTCTTTGATGTTTCCTTTACAAAGTCTGTATTTCCAATTACAAAAAACAATCTTTTAGCTTTAACAATTTTTCTAGGACTTTTTACATTTTTCTTAAGAACAGTAATAAAAAACAATGAATTTTACTATTCATTGCGTGATAATTTTAATATTCATATTTTAAACAAGAACTA is a window encoding:
- a CDS encoding phospholipase D-like domain-containing protein, coding for MTKKTTRRTNYTTKKTSRTRNIPKTEQPFLEGISCDIYVGKKAGISVRNAIQKAKKSITVISPFLSGNMITEDIFSSLNKDVQVNIISKDNEKIYPFLRKNLFKYHSMPGFGKFIILLGKLILIILYLILSILILEIFTLFFFDVSFTKSVFPITKNNLLALTIFLGLFTFFLRTVIKNNEFYYSLRDNFNIHILNKNYDLHSKIYIIDNKIAFLGSLNFTDTGFMLNHETCIKTTDKTAIKHLNNVYKDLLKVNPMSLRELKYKISKKN
- a CDS encoding triacylglycerol lipase, whose protein sequence is MKKIAKNILIGSIITVAGLLYHEYKIKTYYEKDDKARKNQDFMVLLHGIYGKSSDMESIAQKFKNDYRIINIQYPTTKETAEEIVELYIKPNIEDINGQIYADNLHRKIDNQYYEIDENGKRKDKKNDENTQKNIKINFVAHSMGTGILRYYLKENPLENLGKVVFISPPSHGTHLADVPFVDKLPVMLGKVVPQFSTKKDSFVNQLGEPDYDYMILIGNKTNNPLYSMIIRGKDDGMVPLETAKMESDNFKIINNTTHTSILKDSRTMKEISDFLKSSDIKENDDKKDDKTN